The following DNA comes from Curtobacterium sp. 9128.
CTGCATGTAGGTCATGATGTTCCCCGCCTGGGCGGCGATGAACGCGGTGGCGATGCCGACGAGGACGCCGACGACGGTGACCCAGCGACCGGTCTTCAGGTAGTGCACGTCCGGCATGTTCGGCTTGATGTAGCGCTGCCAGATGTCGTAGGTGAAGACCGTGTTGAACGACGACACGTTCGCCGCCATGCCGGCCATGAAGCTCGCGAGGAGCCCCGTCACCGCGACGCCGAGGACGCCGGTCGGCAGGTACATCTGGATGAGCTTCGGGATCGCGTCGTTGTACGTCAGCGTGCCGTCGGCGAACTGGTTGCCGACGACCGCCGCGGCGATGAGGCCGGGGATGACGACGATGAAGGGGATGAAGAGCTTCGGGATCGCGGCGATGAGCGGGGTGCGGCGGGCTGCGGACATGTTCTTCGCCGAGAACGCGCGCTGCACCTCGGTGAAGTTCGTCGTCCAGTAGCCGAAGCCGAGCACGAAGCCGAGGCCCAGGACGATGGCGAGCCAGTTGGCGCCGATCGGGTTGGTCACGTCACCGAAGCCGGTGCCGGCCCACGCCTGCAGGTGCTGCACGCCCTGTGTCTCGATGATCGCGGACTTGAGGCCGCTCCAGCCGCCGACGCGGTGCAGGCCGACGATCGTCAGCGGGACGAGCCCGGCGATGATCACGAAGAACTGCATGACCTCGTTGTAGATCGCGCTCGAGAGCCCACCGAGGGTGATGTACGCCAGCACGAAGCCGGCGGAGACGATGATGGCGAGCCACTCCGGCCAGCCGAGCATCGCCTCGATGACGATCGCCATCGCGTAGAGGTTGATGCCCGCGATCAGGACGTTCGACACCGCGAACGCGATCGAGTTCACCAGGTGCGGTGCCTTGCCGAAGCGACGGAGCATGAACTCCGGCACCGACCGGACCTTGGAGCCGTAGTAGAACGGCATCATCACGAGCCCGAGGAACACCATCGCCGGCACGGCACCGACGAGGTAGTAGTGCAGGGTCGCCATGCCGATCTGGGCACCGTTGGCGGCCATGCCGAGGATCTCGGTCGCGCCGAGGTTGGCGGACACGAACGCCAGACCGGTGATCCAGGCGGGCATCGAGCGGCCGGACAGGAAGAAGTCCATGCTCGTCCTGACCTGTTTCCGGGCGGTGAACCCGATCCCGATGACCACCGCGAAGTACACGATGATCATCAGGTAGTCGACCCAGCCCAGGTTGAGCTGGATCCCGTTGTTCGCTGCAGCGAGAACCATGTATTGACTCCACGTCGATGTGCTGTGATCCGCGTCTGCGCAGATCCATCGGGGGACGTTACCCGGGTAGTACCGTTTTGTAACTTTTGCGCCGATCCGCGCGGTGGCCTATTGTGACCGTTCACATAGCCATGACATGTGTCAGGCGAACCGGGGGACGACGGAATCCCCCTCGGTAGGCTTCGGACATGACCGAGCAGCCGCGCATCCTCGTCCTCAACGGCCCGAACCTCGACATCCTCGGCCGACGCGACCCGGAACAGTACGGCGCCGTGACACTCGCCGAGATCGAGGCGATCGTGCACACCGAGGCAGCGGTCCACGATCTCGAGGCGGACTTCCGGCAGACCAACCGCGAGGGCGAGCTCGTCGAGTGGCTGCACGAGGCGCTCGACGACTTCGTCGGCGTCGTCATCAACCCCGCGGCGTACGCGCACACCTCGGTCGCGCTGCACGACGCCGTCGAGGCGCTCTCGGTCCCGGTCGTCGAGGTGCACATCTCGAACACGTGGAAGCGCGAGTCGTTCCGCCATGTCGACCACGTCGCCACGGCGGCCACAGCGGTGATCGCCGGTGCGGGCGCCGACGGCTACCGCCTGGCGGTCGCACACGTCGCGTCACTGCTGAACTGACCCTCGGTCGGGTCGAGACACCTCACTCTGCGCGAGACGCCGCACAATCCGGCGGCGTCTCGGCCGGAGGGCGGCGTCTCACACCGGTGCCGGTGCGCGGCTAGAAGTCGGCGGGGCGGGGGACGTCCGTCGCCGCTGCCGTGACGAAGCCGCCGCGGATGATCGGCAGCGCCCGGCGGACGGCCTGGTCGATGCGGAGCTCGAGGTCGATGTTCGAGATGTCGTAGCCGCCCTCGCGCTTGGTGAAGTCCCGCTCGTTGCCGAACACCCCGATCGGGAGCGTCGTGGACTGGAAGAAGCCGAACAGCGGACGCATCTGGTGCTCGACGAGCAGTGCGTGCCGGTCGCTCCCGCCCGTCGCGGTGAGGAGGACCGGGGTGTCGACGAGGTCGTACTGCCCGATCCAGTCGAAGAAAAGCTTGAAGGCGCCGGAGTACGCGGCACGGAACGCCGGACTGCCGACGACGAGCACGTCGGCCGCTTCCACGGCTTCGAGTGCGGCGACCGTGGTCGGGGACATCGCCGAACGGTCGGACGCTGCCCCGAGGTCGGCGAGCAGCGGCCCGATCTCCACGGTCAGGGTGCGCGCGTCCTCGATCTCCTCACCGAGTCGCGCGACCGTGGCGGCGACCAGGGTCGAGGTGCGCGACGGGTCAGATGGGCTGCCGCTGACGCCGACGACGAGTTCTCCGCTCATGCGTTCGATGCTCACACGCACCCGGGGAGCCCGCACGGTTGTGACGACATGTGTCGCCCCAGGCAGCCCGCGTACCGTTCGCCGCATGCAGACGTTCCTGCCGTTCGCGGACTTCCACGCATCGGCCGAGTCCCTCGACGACCGGCGGCTCGGGAAACAGCGCGTCGAGACGCTGCAGGTGATGCGGGCCCTGACCCTGCCGGACTACGGGTGGCAGCACCACCCCGTCGTGGCGATGTGGCGCGGGTACCGGCCGGCGCTGATGGCGTACCAGGACGCCGTCTGCGCCGTCTGGCTCGACCGCGGGCACGTCGACACGTGTCTCGCGAAGACCCTGGCCGACCTCGGCCGCTCCCCCGATGACCTCGACGCGTACGAACGCGGCGACTACGAGGTACCACCGTGGAACGACGACGAGGCCGTGCACCGATCGCACCGGTCGAAGCTCGTGCAGAAGGACCGGGAGCACTACCTGCCGCTCTTCCCCGACGTCCCCGACGACCTCGACTACGTCTGGCCGGTCCCGTCGGCGAAGGCGACGCGAGCGGGGAGCGTTGCGGGGAGTCCTACGCGATCGGGGTCCACGTCCCGCCGTCACGGCGCGTGACCCGGTCGGAGCGGATCTCCACCGTGTCCCGCAGGCCGGCGACCGCGAGCCGGGCGACCGCGATCGCGACCTCGTCGTCACCCGCCTCGTAGCGGACGACCGCGCACGGGACACCCCGGATCAGCCGGACGTCCTGCGCTTCGACGACGACCTGCTCGGCGACGAGGCGAGCGGCAGCCGGGAGCACGGCGTCGGGGGCGACACCGGGCGCCAGGGCACCGACGGCGAGGGTCACACGGTACGAGGGCACAGGCCAACGCTAGCGATCATCCCCGCCAGGG
Coding sequences within:
- a CDS encoding sodium:solute symporter family protein, whose amino-acid sequence is MVLAAANNGIQLNLGWVDYLMIIVYFAVVIGIGFTARKQVRTSMDFFLSGRSMPAWITGLAFVSANLGATEILGMAANGAQIGMATLHYYLVGAVPAMVFLGLVMMPFYYGSKVRSVPEFMLRRFGKAPHLVNSIAFAVSNVLIAGINLYAMAIVIEAMLGWPEWLAIIVSAGFVLAYITLGGLSSAIYNEVMQFFVIIAGLVPLTIVGLHRVGGWSGLKSAIIETQGVQHLQAWAGTGFGDVTNPIGANWLAIVLGLGFVLGFGYWTTNFTEVQRAFSAKNMSAARRTPLIAAIPKLFIPFIVVIPGLIAAAVVGNQFADGTLTYNDAIPKLIQMYLPTGVLGVAVTGLLASFMAGMAANVSSFNTVFTYDIWQRYIKPNMPDVHYLKTGRWVTVVGVLVGIATAFIAAQAGNIMTYMQTLFSFFNAPLFAVFILGLLWKRMTTQGALWGYILGIVTPTVTWIAYLVNPKLFATGTAETLYGAIISFVTVLVVGFVVSMFTKPKAEKDLGGLVYGVGKIDMHGDAVATDTAWYRSPALLGTIALVLCVVLYLPFL
- the aroQ gene encoding type II 3-dehydroquinate dehydratase; amino-acid sequence: MTEQPRILVLNGPNLDILGRRDPEQYGAVTLAEIEAIVHTEAAVHDLEADFRQTNREGELVEWLHEALDDFVGVVINPAAYAHTSVALHDAVEALSVPVVEVHISNTWKRESFRHVDHVATAATAVIAGAGADGYRLAVAHVASLLN
- a CDS encoding NAD(P)H-dependent oxidoreductase → MSGELVVGVSGSPSDPSRTSTLVAATVARLGEEIEDARTLTVEIGPLLADLGAASDRSAMSPTTVAALEAVEAADVLVVGSPAFRAAYSGAFKLFFDWIGQYDLVDTPVLLTATGGSDRHALLVEHQMRPLFGFFQSTTLPIGVFGNERDFTKREGGYDISNIDLELRIDQAVRRALPIIRGGFVTAAATDVPRPADF
- a CDS encoding MSMEG_6728 family protein gives rise to the protein MQTFLPFADFHASAESLDDRRLGKQRVETLQVMRALTLPDYGWQHHPVVAMWRGYRPALMAYQDAVCAVWLDRGHVDTCLAKTLADLGRSPDDLDAYERGDYEVPPWNDDEAVHRSHRSKLVQKDREHYLPLFPDVPDDLDYVWPVPSAKATRAGSVAGSPTRSGSTSRRHGA